A stretch of the Rodentibacter haemolyticus genome encodes the following:
- the lptM gene encoding LPS translocon maturation chaperone LptM, which yields MKKLLSVLLLSAICVLATGCGVKGPLYFPEKEQAQKNQ from the coding sequence ATGAAAAAATTACTATCCGTTTTATTGTTAAGTGCAATTTGTGTCTTAGCGACAGGTTGCGGTGTAAAAGGGCCGTTATATTTCCCTGAAAAAGAACAGGCACAGAAAAATCAATAA
- the cyaY gene encoding iron donor protein CyaY, producing the protein MNVAEFHQNIEQVWQKIEEELEEQDADADCEIQGSVFTITFGNRTQIVINKQEPLLELWLAGKLGGFHFSFQNGEWISNDGKRFWDRLTETCAAHGENIRF; encoded by the coding sequence ATGAATGTTGCAGAATTTCACCAAAATATTGAACAAGTTTGGCAAAAAATCGAAGAAGAATTAGAAGAACAAGACGCTGATGCGGATTGTGAAATCCAAGGCTCGGTATTCACCATCACTTTCGGCAACCGCACACAAATCGTGATTAATAAGCAAGAACCCTTACTTGAGCTTTGGCTTGCCGGCAAGTTAGGAGGGTTTCATTTTTCTTTTCAAAATGGCGAATGGATTTCTAATGACGGAAAACGTTTTTGGGATCGCTTAACCGAAACCTGTGCAGCTCACGGCGAAAACATTCGATTCTAA